The following are encoded together in the Thermodesulforhabdus norvegica genome:
- a CDS encoding YbjN domain-containing protein: MNEHFLKVKEYVLALGMEIVDEHPDEELLVVRDEERGIFDLIIDCEDPILVLEQLIMPVPEKNREDFFKRLLQINRNLIHGAFALDEEGRKVLFRDTLQLKSLDFNELEGSIMALELALVEYGDELKAFMD; the protein is encoded by the coding sequence ATGAACGAGCATTTTTTGAAGGTGAAGGAATATGTTCTGGCCCTGGGTATGGAAATCGTTGACGAGCATCCAGATGAAGAGCTTCTGGTGGTAAGGGATGAAGAGCGTGGCATTTTTGATCTTATTATAGACTGTGAGGATCCTATTCTGGTTCTGGAACAGCTTATTATGCCCGTGCCGGAGAAAAACAGAGAGGACTTTTTCAAGAGATTACTCCAGATCAACCGTAATCTCATACACGGAGCCTTTGCCCTGGATGAGGAGGGAAGAAAGGTATTGTTCAGGGACACATTGCAGTTGAAAAGCCTGGATTTTAATGAACTGGAAGGCTCCATAATGGCACTTGAATTGGCTCTCGTGGAATACGGTGACGAATTAAAAGCCTTCATGGATTAG
- a CDS encoding PspA/IM30 family protein has translation MAGILKRLFKVGQAEMHSVVDKLEDPIKLTEQGIRDLKKDLSAALTSLAEVKALAIRLKKQMEDAKAAAKDYERKALMLLEKAKKGELEVSEAERLAMEALTRKQECESRAAQLAADYEAQNNMATQLQAKVEHLKREITKYENELITLKARAKTAQSMRKINQQLAKIDSSGTLAMLERMKQKVQEEESLAEAYGRIASETASVDDKIDQALATPSSAGAVTELEELKKRLGM, from the coding sequence ATGGCCGGCATATTGAAAAGATTGTTTAAAGTGGGACAGGCAGAGATGCATTCCGTTGTAGATAAATTAGAAGACCCCATTAAGCTTACCGAGCAGGGTATAAGGGATCTGAAAAAGGACCTTTCTGCAGCCCTTACGAGCCTTGCAGAAGTGAAGGCTCTGGCGATACGCCTTAAAAAACAAATGGAAGATGCGAAGGCCGCCGCAAAAGACTACGAAAGAAAAGCCCTTATGCTCCTTGAAAAGGCGAAAAAAGGAGAGCTGGAAGTGTCTGAGGCCGAAAGGCTTGCAATGGAGGCACTTACCAGAAAGCAGGAATGCGAAAGCAGAGCGGCTCAGCTTGCAGCCGATTATGAGGCTCAGAACAATATGGCGACTCAACTTCAGGCGAAGGTCGAACACCTTAAAAGAGAAATTACCAAGTACGAAAACGAACTGATAACCCTTAAGGCCAGGGCGAAAACCGCCCAGTCAATGAGAAAGATAAATCAACAACTCGCAAAGATTGATTCTTCGGGCACCCTTGCAATGCTGGAACGCATGAAGCAGAAGGTTCAGGAAGAAGAGTCTCTGGCTGAAGCGTACGGTAGGATTGCTTCCGAGACAGCTTCCGTTGATGATAAGATTGATCAGGCACTTGCAACTCCTTCTTCCGCCGGTGCCGTGACGGAGCTGGAAGAGCTGAAAAAACGGCTGGGTATGTAA
- a CDS encoding chemotaxis protein CheA, giving the protein MVSDLVEEFLDDARMHVDSLEQALLRLEEKEDDEEVLGRLYRAVHSLKGSSYYMGFQHLGSILHRLEDALQPYVKNRKPISGVQRDALFRVLDYLKGCLSTIATKGEDEEVPADVVAVVDNFDSPEVILVSEESKKTAETPADVQKSPDVINPDEYDPELYEIFLETLQERLDTLFSLLRRFVDRQEKPDLEELSTVFERLEGSGRYMDHEPLVHLFERWKKDLTDGLQGDFSADGLYEMTDRYLKDLERMVPGFDGSGFRELIGVSVEVPEEIEEEPEIPEVEEEELTDALSMLDRHIEEAFSAWSDIVEEEEVVFSVDDQKREPELEYDVEEVVEPREPEEEVLAPQLLKVDPIKVDQLLNRVGELVIRRSEFDVLVRQLDAFIEEWRRIGRLRSDEGRMLTALRDRFQDALSLFGRLTTELQDSVMRIRMLPLVQLFNRFPRAVRDHAKQLGKEVRLLIHGGETELDRYILEQLYEPMLHILRNAVAHGIETPEERERRGKPRRGTITIDAYYRNQMVYIEVFDDGRGIDTEKLKEILVKEGYYTEKDIQNMTEAALLETVFLPGVSTAFEANESAGRGMGLDIVRSKCRSLNGHVYVRSKKGEGAKFIIEIPLTLAIIPALLVKIGKDTYTLPLSSVVEVYSLREGTVKRIKNSYAFVLEDKTVPLLFPEQFFPRLFDGSESRQGDYVVIVRTPNAEVGLVVDEFIGHQEVVIKPIEDVMAAIHGYAGATILGDGSISLILDVSGLIERKVS; this is encoded by the coding sequence ATGGTGTCCGATCTGGTTGAAGAGTTTCTCGATGATGCGAGGATGCACGTCGACAGCCTGGAACAGGCGCTTCTGCGCCTTGAAGAGAAAGAAGACGACGAGGAAGTGCTCGGGCGATTGTACCGGGCCGTGCATAGCCTTAAAGGTTCGTCCTATTACATGGGTTTTCAACATCTGGGGAGTATCCTCCACAGGCTGGAGGATGCTCTCCAGCCCTATGTTAAAAATCGAAAACCGATCTCCGGTGTTCAAAGGGATGCTCTTTTCCGTGTGCTTGATTACCTGAAAGGATGCCTAAGTACGATCGCCACTAAGGGGGAAGATGAAGAAGTGCCGGCTGATGTGGTTGCCGTTGTGGATAACTTCGATAGCCCTGAGGTTATTCTCGTATCGGAAGAAAGCAAAAAAACTGCTGAAACCCCGGCGGACGTGCAAAAAAGCCCCGACGTCATTAATCCCGACGAATATGACCCCGAGCTTTATGAAATTTTTCTGGAAACCCTTCAGGAGAGGCTTGATACTTTGTTCAGTCTGTTAAGAAGATTCGTCGATAGGCAGGAGAAGCCGGATCTTGAGGAGTTGAGCACCGTCTTTGAGCGCCTGGAAGGTAGCGGTAGATACATGGACCATGAACCTCTCGTTCATCTCTTTGAACGCTGGAAGAAGGACCTTACCGATGGGTTGCAGGGAGACTTCTCAGCGGATGGCTTGTATGAGATGACCGATCGGTATCTAAAAGACCTGGAGCGTATGGTCCCCGGGTTTGATGGCTCGGGATTCAGGGAGCTGATTGGGGTATCCGTTGAGGTTCCCGAAGAGATAGAAGAGGAACCGGAGATTCCTGAGGTTGAGGAAGAAGAGCTGACCGATGCTCTGAGCATGCTCGATAGGCACATTGAGGAAGCTTTCAGTGCCTGGAGTGACATTGTTGAAGAGGAGGAGGTTGTTTTCTCGGTTGATGACCAAAAAAGAGAACCTGAGCTCGAGTATGACGTAGAGGAGGTAGTTGAGCCAAGAGAACCCGAAGAAGAGGTACTGGCGCCTCAGCTTCTCAAAGTGGACCCGATTAAAGTGGATCAGTTGTTAAATAGGGTTGGCGAGCTTGTTATCAGGCGGTCGGAGTTCGATGTTCTGGTGCGTCAGCTCGATGCGTTTATAGAGGAATGGAGGAGAATTGGAAGGTTAAGGTCCGATGAAGGGCGGATGCTAACCGCTCTGAGGGATCGTTTCCAGGATGCTCTGAGCCTTTTCGGCCGGCTTACGACCGAGCTTCAGGATTCGGTCATGAGGATCCGAATGCTTCCCCTGGTGCAGCTCTTTAATCGCTTTCCCAGGGCAGTAAGAGATCATGCGAAACAACTGGGTAAAGAGGTGAGGCTGCTTATACACGGAGGGGAGACAGAGCTTGACCGTTACATTCTTGAACAACTTTACGAACCCATGCTGCACATTCTCAGAAATGCAGTAGCCCATGGGATTGAGACGCCCGAGGAGAGGGAGCGGCGCGGAAAACCCCGTCGTGGTACCATTACAATCGATGCCTATTATCGCAATCAGATGGTTTACATCGAGGTCTTTGACGACGGACGTGGTATAGATACAGAGAAGCTGAAAGAGATCCTGGTAAAAGAGGGATATTATACGGAAAAGGATATCCAGAATATGACCGAAGCCGCACTTCTCGAAACCGTTTTTCTTCCCGGAGTATCAACGGCCTTTGAAGCAAACGAAAGTGCCGGGAGGGGAATGGGGCTCGATATTGTAAGAAGTAAGTGTCGATCTTTGAACGGTCATGTTTATGTCAGATCTAAAAAAGGAGAGGGAGCCAAGTTCATAATTGAAATTCCTTTAACCCTGGCAATAATTCCTGCGCTTTTGGTTAAAATCGGGAAGGATACTTATACTCTACCTTTATCAAGCGTCGTTGAGGTTTACAGTTTGCGGGAAGGAACGGTGAAAAGAATAAAAAATTCCTATGCCTTTGTTCTGGAAGATAAAACCGTCCCGCTTCTCTTCCCGGAGCAGTTCTTCCCCCGTTTATTCGACGGATCTGAATCTCGACAGGGGGATTATGTCGTCATCGTGCGTACACCGAACGCCGAGGTTGGACTTGTGGTAGACGAATTCATAGGCCATCAGGAGGTCGTTATAAAACCGATTGAAGATGTCATGGCGGCCATACACGGTTATGCCGGTGCCACGATTCTCGGAGATGGCAGTATATCGCTTATCCTCGACGTATCGGGCCTCATAGAAAGGAAAGTATCTTAA
- a CDS encoding metallophosphoesterase family protein gives MRIVVVSDTHLSTVTSDLKQIAGEFFSDADLVIHLGDWESIDVYNYLKKYPLIGVAGNADPPELKKLLPYKRQIKIGGYRLGIIHGHGASFDLVRRLRKEFTNVDAVLFGHTHEPYQSRDGGIWWVNPGSLFMGRSGVERSLVILTLENQIKVELVLL, from the coding sequence ATGCGAATAGTTGTTGTCTCAGATACCCATCTTTCCACCGTAACATCTGACCTGAAGCAGATTGCCGGAGAATTCTTTTCCGATGCCGATCTGGTGATACACCTGGGCGACTGGGAAAGTATTGATGTTTATAATTATCTGAAGAAGTATCCTCTTATTGGCGTTGCGGGTAATGCCGATCCGCCAGAATTGAAGAAGCTTCTTCCTTATAAAAGGCAGATAAAAATCGGGGGCTATCGGCTTGGGATCATACACGGCCATGGAGCTTCTTTCGATCTTGTAAGACGCCTTCGTAAGGAGTTCACAAACGTCGATGCAGTCCTCTTCGGCCATACTCATGAACCTTACCAGAGCAGAGATGGTGGCATATGGTGGGTCAATCCCGGATCATTGTTTATGGGGCGGTCAGGTGTAGAAAGAAGCCTGGTAATTCTAACCCTCGAAAACCAGATTAAGGTAGAGCTGGTTCTGCTTTAG
- a CDS encoding flippase — protein MRSALQTGDLFNFIFSLSAQSIGRAVSIGSNIVVFLLVARILGADTLGQFAYFVTYASLLATLVDFGTGETAAKDLASLPEELRPAYWGNFLSLRVVLSILGVVIGIFLGGLLRQDIRRELIVASLSVPFVASRIFDPLYQIFGRPWYSSIASGAFGLFYLGASGFVFSLKKPGTFELAMAFLTAHVLYALVASLLALNLLKPRFSLNRVLLKKNLRIAVPLGISSIFTMINSRADTFMLAWLKGDRDVGLYNAAYKLVDIAATVVIVCTTPALPIVSRVASENSRKFAGLSRKIFSLMLIFLGPFALLTPLFSDPLMRWLYGDEFAPAATALNILAWVCLLVCFSVVSSMLCLTLDLVHFAWWSSALAALLNIFLNYHWIPEYGIIGSSWATLLCEILLLGITVGYLSEKERGTVPWSFFALYTPAMGLSWLIIYKLLHFPERMTILTVALKSGLCYFALVGVGFLCRRLVSAEGEKQKI, from the coding sequence GTGAGATCAGCCCTTCAAACCGGTGATCTTTTCAATTTTATCTTTTCTTTGTCGGCGCAATCCATAGGCCGGGCCGTATCTATCGGGTCAAACATTGTTGTCTTCCTTCTCGTAGCAAGAATCCTGGGAGCCGACACGCTCGGACAATTTGCATACTTCGTCACCTACGCTTCTCTTCTGGCAACCCTGGTGGATTTCGGAACGGGTGAGACTGCCGCTAAGGATCTGGCAAGTCTTCCCGAGGAACTGCGCCCGGCCTACTGGGGTAACTTCCTGTCTCTAAGGGTAGTACTATCCATCCTCGGTGTTGTCATCGGCATCTTTCTCGGCGGACTGTTACGCCAGGACATCCGGAGAGAGCTCATTGTTGCCAGTCTCAGCGTTCCTTTCGTGGCTTCCAGGATATTTGATCCACTTTATCAAATATTTGGCAGACCGTGGTATTCCAGCATCGCATCTGGGGCTTTTGGTTTATTCTATCTGGGAGCCTCGGGTTTTGTATTTTCCCTCAAGAAGCCGGGCACATTCGAACTCGCGATGGCATTTCTAACGGCTCATGTTCTGTACGCCCTGGTGGCCTCTTTGCTGGCCCTGAACTTGCTGAAACCCCGATTTTCACTCAACCGGGTTTTGCTTAAGAAAAACCTCCGTATTGCGGTACCTCTCGGTATTTCTTCCATCTTTACCATGATTAACAGCCGAGCCGATACTTTTATGCTTGCCTGGCTTAAAGGCGACAGAGATGTGGGGCTCTACAATGCGGCCTACAAGCTCGTTGACATAGCGGCAACTGTTGTTATCGTTTGCACCACCCCGGCGCTGCCCATTGTATCCAGGGTTGCTTCCGAAAATTCCCGGAAATTTGCAGGGCTTTCCCGAAAGATTTTCTCGTTGATGCTAATATTCCTCGGACCTTTTGCATTGCTTACGCCGCTTTTTTCCGATCCTTTGATGAGATGGCTCTACGGTGATGAGTTCGCTCCTGCTGCAACGGCACTTAACATACTTGCCTGGGTATGTCTGCTTGTTTGCTTTTCCGTGGTTTCCAGCATGCTCTGTCTTACCCTGGACCTCGTCCACTTTGCCTGGTGGAGCTCGGCCCTTGCGGCACTTCTGAACATCTTCCTGAATTATCACTGGATTCCCGAGTACGGCATTATCGGATCTTCCTGGGCTACTCTGCTATGCGAAATTCTTCTTCTGGGCATTACTGTCGGATACCTGTCTGAAAAAGAAAGGGGAACTGTTCCCTGGAGTTTTTTCGCTCTGTACACGCCCGCAATGGGTTTATCCTGGCTTATAATCTATAAATTACTTCACTTTCCGGAAAGAATGACTATATTGACTGTGGCCTTAAAAAGTGGCCTTTGTTATTTTGCACTTGTGGGTGTGGGTTTTCTGTGCAGGCGTCTTGTAAGTGCAGAAGGAGAAAAACAAAAGATCTGA
- the era gene encoding GTPase Era translates to MTEGFRSGYVAILGAPNVGKSTLLNQILKEKISITCPKPQTTRNRIAGIYNTDACQIVFVDTPGIHQARDMFNKILVDTAISTLQDVDAVCFMIEATEEPKEIDLFVLDQIASVSTPMFLVINKIDLMKNKALLLPLMDYYSRKHTFEAIVPVSALLGDGVQDLLDEIKRVLPEGPKFFPEDYITDLPERFIVAEFIREKVFHLTREEVPYSVAVTVESFREDPDRKRIDIEATIHVERESQKGIIIGKGGRMLKEIGRLAREDIERFLGCHVYLSLFVRVQEKWRRDIRVLSEFGFRPPRKKKR, encoded by the coding sequence ATGACGGAAGGATTCAGGTCCGGATATGTTGCAATTCTGGGTGCTCCGAATGTCGGGAAGTCAACCCTTCTTAATCAGATCCTCAAAGAGAAAATTTCCATTACCTGTCCGAAACCGCAGACGACCAGGAACCGTATTGCAGGAATATACAACACCGATGCCTGCCAGATCGTTTTTGTGGATACTCCCGGCATCCATCAGGCCAGAGATATGTTCAACAAAATACTGGTCGATACGGCCATATCCACTCTCCAGGATGTGGATGCCGTCTGTTTCATGATCGAAGCAACGGAGGAGCCGAAGGAGATAGACCTTTTTGTTCTTGATCAGATAGCTTCGGTTTCTACCCCGATGTTTCTGGTTATAAACAAGATAGATCTTATGAAGAATAAGGCTCTTTTGTTACCCCTGATGGATTATTACAGCAGGAAGCACACCTTTGAAGCCATTGTGCCCGTATCTGCACTCCTTGGAGATGGTGTTCAGGATTTGCTGGACGAAATAAAACGGGTTCTTCCGGAGGGGCCGAAATTTTTTCCCGAGGACTACATCACCGATCTGCCGGAGCGCTTTATAGTTGCCGAGTTTATAAGAGAGAAGGTATTTCACCTCACCCGTGAGGAAGTGCCCTATTCCGTTGCGGTGACTGTGGAAAGCTTTCGCGAAGACCCCGATCGTAAACGCATTGACATAGAAGCCACGATACATGTTGAAAGAGAGTCTCAAAAGGGAATCATAATAGGAAAGGGCGGAAGAATGCTCAAGGAGATCGGCCGTCTGGCCCGGGAGGACATAGAACGTTTTCTTGGTTGCCATGTCTATTTGAGTCTTTTCGTAAGGGTTCAGGAGAAATGGCGCCGGGATATCAGGGTCCTCAGTGAGTTCGGATTCAGACCTCCAAGGAAGAAGAAAAGGTGA
- a CDS encoding response regulator, with protein MIPGKSGFSGRIENVELTQIIQMVCMSGHNVRIIVKAGDREGIVLVYGGSIFHAEAEGHQGEEAIYRMATWEGQVCEFSPLYEEPKVKTVKKDWQYVLLEAARIQDEQRIQKKIKVLIVDDSEFFVRRLKSVLDEDDELSVVGAARNGSEAVEFLKEKAVDVVVLDIFMPVMKGDTALKHIMLKFGVPVVIMSAFPRGSEATLFEFLCLGAVDVFPKPTSNEGFEWQHDLRNRLKKAARACVSRFRLIRPGRDSGEKYKTPRKMACSKIREKLTVVVGGEASHGEWFRLPLEKLSQEGILAAFSTLHAEILPLVMNLIRDKAHCGTLFHNTGDAVKIFPGSVNFFSSDRRWRFTGAAESDGWLVEPLESSTGTTDAAVELARSAIEVGIREVNMIILSGADEFPSEEVKNLVDCGVRFWIPPLDGMVFSCMAESVIRSVDSTTVGNSVILADNWDALMVKYEGETGGDQQCE; from the coding sequence ATGATTCCCGGTAAATCCGGCTTTTCCGGAAGGATTGAAAATGTTGAACTTACGCAGATTATTCAGATGGTCTGCATGTCGGGCCATAATGTGCGGATAATCGTAAAGGCAGGTGATCGGGAAGGTATTGTCCTGGTCTACGGTGGATCTATCTTTCATGCGGAGGCGGAAGGTCATCAGGGTGAAGAAGCAATATACCGTATGGCTACCTGGGAAGGACAGGTCTGCGAGTTTTCTCCTCTTTACGAAGAGCCGAAAGTGAAAACGGTTAAGAAAGACTGGCAGTACGTTCTACTCGAGGCTGCTAGAATTCAGGACGAGCAAAGGATTCAGAAGAAGATTAAGGTGTTAATCGTCGATGATTCGGAGTTCTTTGTCAGGCGGTTAAAAAGTGTGCTTGACGAGGATGATGAGCTGTCCGTTGTGGGTGCTGCAAGGAACGGATCGGAAGCTGTTGAATTTCTTAAAGAAAAAGCTGTTGATGTGGTGGTTCTGGATATCTTTATGCCCGTTATGAAGGGCGATACGGCCCTTAAGCACATAATGCTCAAATTCGGCGTACCCGTTGTGATAATGAGCGCTTTTCCGAGAGGCTCGGAGGCGACTCTTTTTGAGTTCCTGTGTCTGGGGGCCGTTGATGTTTTCCCGAAACCCACGTCAAATGAGGGTTTCGAATGGCAGCATGACCTCAGGAACCGTTTGAAGAAAGCCGCCAGGGCCTGTGTTTCTCGCTTCAGGTTAATAAGGCCCGGGAGGGACTCCGGGGAAAAGTACAAAACCCCCCGGAAGATGGCCTGTTCTAAAATAAGGGAAAAACTTACCGTTGTAGTGGGAGGAGAAGCTTCTCATGGCGAATGGTTCCGCCTGCCTCTGGAAAAGCTTTCTCAAGAGGGAATCTTGGCGGCCTTTTCAACTCTCCATGCCGAAATTCTGCCTCTGGTTATGAATCTGATAAGGGATAAAGCACATTGTGGAACCCTTTTTCATAATACCGGTGATGCCGTTAAGATATTTCCGGGTAGTGTGAATTTCTTCAGCAGTGACCGGAGATGGAGATTTACCGGAGCGGCCGAATCGGATGGATGGCTGGTTGAACCTCTCGAAAGCTCTACAGGGACGACCGATGCGGCGGTGGAACTTGCCCGTTCGGCTATCGAGGTCGGCATAAGAGAAGTGAACATGATTATTCTTTCCGGGGCCGACGAGTTTCCTTCAGAAGAAGTCAAAAATCTCGTGGATTGTGGAGTGAGGTTCTGGATTCCACCTCTTGACGGGATGGTTTTTTCCTGTATGGCCGAATCGGTTATTCGCTCTGTTGACTCCACTACTGTGGGTAACTCCGTTATTCTGGCGGATAATTGGGATGCGTTGATGGTAAAATACGAGGGAGAGACCGGCGGTGATCAGCAATGCGAATAG
- a CDS encoding potassium channel family protein has product MNAVLYLIRRFWDYVRRERLHRVFLVAFLMIVISGLLFAVVERRSSLLDAIWWAVVTVTTVGYGDITPVTRAGRIIAIVIMFFGIGLVGILTATLAGFFIEDREQKKRGVQVVNTAGHFIICGWSYRGYAVYSELRSDVKTRNIPIVLIAELTESPVIDDPDFLFVHGDVNEDTLARARAGDAEAVIVLSEDRLEPYTRDAKAILTVLTIKTLYPKVYVCVEIVDGKNAEHCKRAGADEIVVSGELGTNLLVQAALDHGVTELVSELVSNRYGNELYMIPVRADMAGKTFFEVMVSLKKENNVLCVGVKMEDGRFVSNPSNEYVLKTGDRLAVIAGQRPVL; this is encoded by the coding sequence ATGAACGCCGTCCTCTATCTCATAAGACGCTTCTGGGATTATGTTAGGCGCGAGAGATTGCACAGGGTTTTTCTCGTCGCTTTCCTCATGATAGTTATTTCGGGCCTTCTTTTTGCCGTTGTTGAGCGTAGAAGCAGCCTTTTGGATGCGATATGGTGGGCCGTTGTTACCGTTACCACGGTGGGCTACGGTGACATAACGCCCGTGACCAGGGCGGGAAGGATAATAGCTATAGTTATTATGTTCTTCGGGATAGGCCTTGTGGGCATTCTTACGGCAACCCTCGCAGGATTTTTTATAGAAGACCGGGAGCAAAAAAAACGGGGAGTACAGGTGGTGAATACGGCCGGACACTTTATCATTTGTGGATGGAGCTACCGGGGGTATGCCGTTTATTCTGAGTTGAGGAGCGATGTTAAGACCAGAAATATCCCTATTGTGCTAATTGCAGAATTGACGGAATCTCCCGTTATAGATGATCCTGACTTCCTCTTTGTTCACGGCGATGTCAACGAAGATACCTTAGCCAGAGCAAGGGCCGGTGATGCCGAAGCGGTCATCGTTCTGTCGGAAGATCGGCTGGAACCCTATACCAGAGACGCCAAGGCGATACTTACGGTTTTAACCATCAAGACACTTTACCCGAAGGTTTATGTTTGCGTTGAGATTGTTGACGGTAAAAATGCAGAACATTGCAAGAGAGCCGGAGCAGATGAGATTGTGGTCTCGGGTGAATTGGGAACCAATTTACTCGTGCAGGCCGCATTGGATCACGGAGTGACGGAACTTGTCAGTGAGCTCGTTAGCAACAGGTACGGTAATGAACTATACATGATACCTGTTAGGGCCGATATGGCAGGAAAAACATTTTTTGAAGTTATGGTGTCATTGAAAAAAGAAAATAATGTGTTATGTGTGGGAGTGAAAATGGAGGATGGGAGGTTTGTTTCCAATCCTTCTAATGAATATGTACTGAAGACCGGAGATCGTCTGGCCGTTATTGCAGGCCAGCGGCCGGTTTTATAG